One genomic region from Burkholderia latens encodes:
- the ugpA gene encoding sn-glycerol-3-phosphate ABC transporter permease UgpA, with protein sequence MQSRSRFGTSLLPYLLIAPQLAITAVFFLWPAGVALWQSTQMQDAFGTSSEFVGFANFARLFADPLYLDSFRTTLVFSSLVTASGLVVSLLLAACADRVIRGARVYRTLLIWPYAVAPTIAAVLWAFLFNPSIGLVTYALAKGGIVWNHALNGSQAMFLVVLASVWKQVSYNFLFFYAGLQAIPRSLIEAAAIDGAGPVRRFFNIVLPLLSPTSFFLLVVNLVYAFFDTFPVIDAATAGGPAQSTKTLIYKIFTEGFQGLDIGSSGAQSVVLMIIVVGLTVIQFRFVERRVQYA encoded by the coding sequence ATGCAATCCCGTTCCCGTTTCGGCACGAGCCTGCTGCCGTACCTGCTGATCGCGCCGCAGCTCGCGATCACCGCCGTGTTCTTCCTGTGGCCGGCCGGCGTCGCGCTGTGGCAGTCGACGCAGATGCAGGACGCGTTCGGCACGTCGAGCGAATTCGTCGGCTTCGCGAACTTCGCGCGCCTGTTCGCCGATCCGCTCTACCTCGACTCATTCCGGACGACGCTCGTGTTCAGCTCGCTCGTGACGGCGAGCGGGCTCGTCGTGTCGCTGCTGCTCGCCGCATGCGCGGACCGCGTGATCCGCGGCGCACGCGTGTACCGCACACTGCTGATCTGGCCTTACGCGGTCGCGCCGACGATCGCGGCCGTGCTGTGGGCGTTCCTGTTTAACCCTAGCATCGGCCTCGTCACGTACGCGCTCGCGAAGGGCGGCATCGTATGGAATCACGCGCTGAACGGCAGCCAGGCAATGTTTCTCGTCGTGCTCGCGTCGGTGTGGAAGCAGGTGAGCTACAACTTCCTGTTCTTCTACGCGGGGCTGCAGGCGATTCCGCGCTCGCTGATCGAGGCGGCGGCGATTGACGGCGCCGGCCCGGTGCGGCGCTTCTTCAACATCGTGCTGCCGCTGCTGTCGCCGACGAGCTTCTTCCTGCTTGTCGTGAATCTCGTGTACGCGTTCTTCGACACGTTCCCGGTCATTGACGCGGCCACGGCGGGCGGCCCGGCCCAAAGCACGAAGACGCTGATCTACAAGATCTTCACGGAAGGCTTCCAGGGCCTCGACATCGGCAGCTCGGGCGCGCAGTCGGTCGTGCTGATGATCATCGTCGTCGGACTCACGGTGATCCAGTTCCGCTTCGTCGAACGCAGGGTGCAATACGCATGA
- the ugpB gene encoding sn-glycerol-3-phosphate ABC transporter substrate-binding protein UgpB: MKKKPAGTMIRSIALGGALMFGVQHAAFAATEIQFWHAMESALGERVNELAAQFNASQSDYKIVPVFKGTYDQALAAGIAAYRSGNAPAILQVYEVGTATMMQAKKAVVPVYDVFKQAGVPLDEKAFVPTIASYYSDAKTGHLVSMPFNSSTPVLYYNKDAFKKAGLDPNQPPKTWADVQADAEKLRKSGMACGFTTGWQGWIQLENYSAWHALPFASRNNGFDGTDAVLEFNKPQQIAHIAFLQQMQKDGTFTYAGRKDEASAKFYSGDCGILTTSSGALANVQKFAKFSYGTGMMPYDANVKGAPQNAIIGGASLWVLAGKDAATYKGVAKFLAFLSSPPIAAKWHQETGYLPVTTAAYDLTRQQGFYAKNPSAETAIKQMLNKPPLPYTKGLRLGNMPQIRTVVDEELEQVWAQKKSPKDALDSAASRGDELLRRFEKSGG, encoded by the coding sequence ATGAAGAAGAAGCCCGCGGGGACCATGATTCGCTCGATCGCGCTGGGCGGCGCGTTGATGTTCGGTGTGCAGCATGCGGCGTTCGCCGCGACGGAGATCCAGTTCTGGCATGCGATGGAGTCGGCACTCGGCGAGCGCGTGAACGAGCTCGCCGCGCAGTTCAACGCGTCGCAGAGCGACTACAAGATCGTGCCGGTCTTCAAGGGCACTTACGACCAGGCGCTCGCCGCGGGCATCGCCGCCTATCGCAGCGGCAACGCGCCGGCGATCCTCCAGGTGTATGAAGTTGGCACCGCGACGATGATGCAGGCGAAGAAGGCCGTCGTGCCGGTCTACGACGTGTTCAAGCAGGCCGGCGTGCCGCTCGACGAAAAGGCGTTCGTGCCGACCATCGCGAGCTACTACAGCGACGCGAAGACGGGCCACCTCGTGTCGATGCCGTTCAATAGCTCGACGCCGGTGCTGTACTACAACAAGGACGCGTTCAAGAAGGCCGGGCTCGACCCGAACCAGCCGCCGAAGACGTGGGCCGACGTGCAGGCCGACGCGGAAAAGCTGCGCAAGTCCGGGATGGCGTGCGGCTTCACGACCGGCTGGCAGGGCTGGATCCAGCTCGAGAACTACAGTGCGTGGCACGCGCTGCCGTTCGCGAGCCGCAACAACGGCTTCGACGGCACCGACGCGGTGCTCGAGTTCAACAAGCCGCAGCAGATCGCCCATATCGCGTTCCTGCAGCAGATGCAGAAGGACGGCACGTTCACGTACGCGGGCCGCAAGGACGAAGCGTCGGCGAAGTTCTATAGCGGCGACTGCGGGATCCTGACGACGTCGTCGGGCGCGCTCGCGAACGTGCAGAAGTTCGCGAAGTTCAGCTACGGCACCGGGATGATGCCGTACGACGCGAACGTGAAGGGCGCGCCGCAGAACGCAATCATCGGCGGCGCGAGCCTGTGGGTGCTGGCCGGCAAGGATGCCGCGACCTACAAGGGCGTCGCGAAATTCCTCGCGTTCCTGTCTTCGCCGCCGATCGCTGCGAAGTGGCATCAGGAAACGGGCTATCTGCCGGTGACGACGGCTGCATACGACCTCACGCGCCAGCAAGGCTTCTATGCGAAGAACCCGAGCGCGGAAACCGCGATCAAGCAGATGCTGAACAAGCCGCCGCTGCCTTACACGAAGGGGCTGCGTCTCGGCAACATGCCGCAGATCCGCACGGTCGTCGACGAGGAGCTGGAGCAGGTCTGGGCGCAGAAGAAGTCGCCGAAGGACGCGCTCGATTCGGCGGCGTCGCGCGGCGACGAGCTGCTGCGCCGCTTCGAGAAGTCGGGCGGCTGA